Genomic window (Drosophila willistoni isolate 14030-0811.24 chromosome 2L unlocalized genomic scaffold, UCI_dwil_1.1 Seg196, whole genome shotgun sequence):
CCTATTATGCTTACCTAATCAGGATGATGAGGAGCTTTTAGTATTGGCCCAATTGGTTACACccccaccaacaccaccaaaACCCCCAAATTCACCTGGTAGTCAAAATTCTAGTCGTAAGACTAGTTTCGATTCCACCTGCACATTAAGTTCCATGGATTCGGGTTTTATggaaatgcaaaataaattaGATGCTctagctgcagcagcagcagcagcggcagcgacAACAACcgcaccaacagcagcaggagcaacaacaacgacaaatATTGGCGAGAAAATTGCTCGTCTTAATTATAAAGAATGTTTAACTCAATCGCGAAATCGTCGTAAATCTTATGAAGAGTTCAAAGCCATGTTTAATGCAACGGAAGCAATGGCCAAAGTGGAAGATGACGCAACAACCAACAGCAACACTGtgataccaacaacaacaacatcatcatcagcatcatcatcagcaacagcaacagcattgGCAACATCAGCCGCAGCAACATTAGGGCTTGCCTCCATTTCAGAACAAGAAACCACAAGCGATGAAGGCGGCAAAAGTCTCGAGAGAGTTAAACCGGATTGTGCAAACAAGTTTAAGTCAGATGAAATGGATACCGGCGACGCTGACaatactgttgttgttgttggtgttgctgctgttgatggcGATCTAACATTAACCACAGCAGcaacacagcagcagcaacaacagccgCCACCACCGACGccgccagcaacaacaacaacaaccaccacCTCCAACACCACAGAGGTTATGCGTAAGAATTCGGATTTTCTATCACAAATTCTTGATCAACAATTTGCGGGCAAAGAGCAGAGAGCCAAGGCACACAAGCGTCGCACATCGTATGAGGAATTTAAGCGTCTGGTTAAGGAAATTCAACCAAGTGAAATGGCGATGGACTCACCGACCGCATTGAAACGGCAGAATTCGCGTCAACGTAAAAGTTTTGCCAGCTACTTTTTACCCAGACGCAACTCTTCGACCAAAGAACGAAAGACTGAACAGAAGCAGAAACACGATCAAGATAAGGAGCCCAAGAAAGATGAGAAAGAGATGGAAAAGATGGATAAAGAAATGGATTTAGAGcaggagaaagagaatgttgttgtttgtgagcAGGAGAAGCAACTGCAAGCCTATGTCAAGGGATTGGCGGCACATAAAAGTACCAACTCGCAGCAGTATCgaaagaattttaaaatctaTGATAAATTGGTCTATGGCACTATCTATGATATAATACAGCGtaaaaatgatatttatcaATTGACCTATCAGAAATATGATAAATATATGACCTATGGCACGATCTATGAGATATTATATCGTAAAACGAATACAACAACAAGCTCCTCCTCAACGTCCAACGCCTCGACCACATCGCTATCATCGTCGTCAACAAACTCGGCCACATGGCAACGCAAAAGTCTTAGTTCCATTTTGGAACGAGAACATGGTAAATCGAATGATGTGATCTATGATATAGTAAagaaaaagcaacagcaacagcagaaacaacaacagttGCAACGTCAACAAAGTGCTGTGACTATCATTAGCGATGCAGAAAACTCCAAGGCTAGCAGTGCCAATTTGGGACTAATTTATGATATTCTACAAGGAGAGAAATTGGATACCATTGGAGATTTATCAAAgcagaaggaggaggaggagaacgAGGAGCAAAAGGTAAAACCAGTTGCAAAGACAACGCGCTTTGTGGTCAGCCAAGTGGATGAGTTGCCGTCGGCAATGGCAATAACCGCTGAGGCGGAAGCCAACAACAGCAGCGTTGCTCCAAGCAAACAGACGCCAACTCAAACCAAGCCCCATAAAATGCGTCGTCTATCCAATATCCTAAGTTATAGCAAATCAACCCAGCAGCCGGATGATGCCAACACAACAGATGTTGCCCAAGATCAAGTTGATTCCACCAAAAAGAAACGCAGTCAAGCGAAAAGGCGCATTGGTGTGACCAATTTGCTATTGCCACTAGATTCCGAGGAGTTATATACACGGATTATAGCCCAACAAAGGCAGGCAAATGACAACAACAGCGATCCAGAATGCCACCAGCATCATTcgcatcctcatcatcattcGTTGATGAAATCCAATTCACTGGATGCCATCTCAATGTCAGTTGTGATATCCCCGCCAGTCACACCCTCACCGCCACGGCCACGTCGCAGTTTGAAGCAACATCGTTGcctgcagcaacagcaacatttGCAGCTACAGAATGCCACACGTCAACAACAGCAGGCAGCATtagtgcaaaagaaaaagcatTCATTAGACACTTGCCTCATGACGGTGTCAGTGGAGGCCAAACCCCGACAGCCTTTACGTCGATGGTCAAATCAAACGCCGCTTAAATGCAACTGCCCTGAAATGCTTAgccatcatcagcagcagctgcagttgcagcagcagcagcaggatgAAAAGGACTGCACTTGTTTACCCACTCATGCTCTGACATGTGTCATTGAGAAAAGCCGCTCATTGCCCGCCGCCGCCAACTCTTCCTCTGCCATCTCCTCCTTGCATAAGTGTAACCATCTAAGTTGCCACCCAACCACAACAAAATccaatggcagcagcagcagcaaacccACCAAAAAAGGCAAATCGCGACGACTTTCGGAATTTACGCGCGgtgaatttttaaatgaaaaatcgTAAGTTTCTCAGTCTAcattaaaaaatcaatttgaatgcaattattttacaatattGAAATGTTTAGAGCACAACAAAATGGGTTTTTTTCGTAGAGGTTTTTTGCTTAATCACTTCATTCAATAATATTTAAGGCCAAATTAAACCCAAATACCTTTTTATGAAAAGCAACTCTTGAAATTTTGACAATCATTTCAGATTTCAGATGCATTCCTTTTGAGATTATTAatcatatttctttttaacTATGTGATATTTTGTAagatttcaaaataataagaaTGATAACGTATTCTAcgaatattttgttttaactgTGCCTTGATCCTCTAGACCACTTGAAAAGTTCAAGTGATGATTTGGCTTTTTaagaaattgcttttaaaaTAATCTCCATGAAATTAATTGtccagaaaataaaaagaatctGTCAGAAGCTTAGAAATCTAAAGCTAATCTCATTTTTTTTAGACTACGTCTTTACATTTCATTTATCCTTTTTCTGCTCTGTCTCCCtacctccctctctctctgttaaCTTACCGTTTTGAAAAACTTGCTTTGCACATATCTGGCCAGACCCATATATTTTCGATACATTTGTATGGTAGTATATGGCGGATTCATTTTTAAGCATCGTGGATCTATatccaaaatattttatttattgctaAATTTTAGCTCAGAAAGTTGGAGAAATATCAATGGAGATTTAATACAAATATCAAATGTTAGTTAATGGTAGTctaaccaaatattttacaaagccagaaaaatattttttgaaaaggaAATTGTACTTACTTTCAGCCCTTTTTATGGCAATTTGTTAACGTACTTaatagttttatatatatttaaaaaattttatacatttaCTCTTTCCGGTATAAAAAACTTTGTTGTGATTAAgacttattttttgttttgattcaatgtttattttacaatattttgtttttttgttttgtctgttggcaacaattgtgtttaattttgtcgttattatgccaaaatttTCCACTGGAAgtcatatatgtgtatatctttttttggttgtgtCTGCGTGaaacaaatgcaacaaaacTTCAAGGCCAAAACGTTTCAAATTGGTTCAGTTGTTTTACAAAATTTGCATATCCCTCCCAAACACAAATAACTCAATACACGTGCTGGTCTCAGCGCCACtcaaaaaacacacatactGAAATGTCGTCCAATATGCTTTACTTTAACAACTTGACGCTCCTCAAACActataaaaagaagaaaaaaaaagacaaaaatatgTGTCGAGCAATGTTTGTTTATCGGTTTTAATTGTTCAAagagcagcagaagcagcagcgtGTCATAAAAATGGTCACGACTTTTGTCGCATGAACTTCTTTAAATGTGGGTGGGGGCTCCCTCCCCCTTGGTCATCACAGGAGCCCCCACCACGTATTTAGCAGGCAATTTGTGCGTTTATTTGATAGTCAAATATTTTGCAGGTTAATAAATGTTCAACTCAATCGTCGTCCAACGACGACGTGTCTGTGTCTGTTGAACGTGTCTGAGTCTCAATTCGAGAGACTCAACTCTGCGACTCTGAGTATTTGCTGTGATTACAACACTTGGACAAAAacccaaccaaccaactaacCAACAAGTGAACGAACATTGAAAAGacgagcaaaaaaaaaggcaaaaagagAGAAGCTTAACTTGGCTTATTCTCTCACCCAATCACTCTCTGTGTTTTCTTGGGTCTGTTAACTgattttgaatttcaattatggcttgttattgttgttgttgctaatAGCTTAAGCATTAGTCACAAGAATtctaaataacaacaaaaaaaataggtgcaaataaatcttaaaaaacAGCTGTAAATTGATTTGGCATAGAACCTTAAAAAGGGAAGGGAAGAGAGATAAACATGGGGGGAGAAATCTTTATGGTTTTGCAGTTGTGCAATTTTCTTTGGAATGTTGACGCCTTCCACCCGCATCTAATAGTTGACTGCTatctaataatttgaaattaaaaactaatttcgaAATGTataccagcagcagcagtagcagcagcagtacacactaatttgattttgtttagaATGcaatttagttttgtttttcttttctttttttttttatctattgTTTACCTCCCCAGTAATTTGCAACTGATGACCCACACACAGTACAAATGATCTGGGTGTGGGTGCGGTTAGTAGTGTCGTTTGGTTAATGTGCGGGTGTATTTTCCAACTACATATATGCCCCAGTTTACTATATAATTTGCAAAACAGGAACGAACCTTCCTCTAAAAAGCAAAAGCCAAATGACAATCATTAGTTAAagcatttgaaattttcttggttttttttttggttttatataAGTATTAGAGAATAGTGTCAGCACGTGGAGGATGGTGCAATAACGATcagttttcaatttatatatacatatatatgtaatatattAACCAACTTCTCTCAAGCGTAACGACGACACTATCCAGGTGGTTTGATTAGACCTACCCAAAAAGGCGAATACGATACGATATCGTgagttgtgttttttttttttcgtttgtttattatttgaaatCCATTCTATACTAGAACAATAAACTTGATGGCGCttttatatcatatatatattgaaataaaCATCAGTCTCTTGCTCAAATCATGTCAATTTAAGCAACAATGGAAACCATATAATAGAAATGACATTGAACTACTATCTgtctgcctctctctctccatctctgtctctctctgtaGAGATGCAAGTAGAGAAGTTGTAACTTGGGTGGAAAGTGTGGCCAAATGGTATACATTTAGCCGGAACTTgataatgtgtgtgtgtgtatgtatggtCATTTTCTATTTGCACATTTTCACtcgaaacacacacacagagagaaagagaaaaaactaaattgCTAGGAAATGCAGCTGCAAATTCtgaaaataacaaacaaaaaaaactgaaagcctaacaatttacaaattatttctgcaaaaaaaaaatagtctAGGCAACAAACAACTTGTTAATATCTATATATTAAGCAGCATCCTGCCTGCCACAAGTTAAAGCCTCAAGCATTTTGACCATTTATTTCTTagccagttttttttttctctctttgctttgctttgcttatTTAACCAACATCTGCCTGCAGTTGCTGCCAATTGTTGGCGCCATCCAACAATTATGTGTGgcaatctctctctctgtgtgtgtgtgtgtgtgtgtgtgtagagtGTGGTTATAAATAGACCACAAACCAAAACCAGCTAACCAATTTTCCACCACAATTGTCTCAAAGAGGGGAAAAACTGGAAAAATACAGGAAATGcttgtaaaaaaaacaataatgtAAAAaccataacaaaaaaatttgtttgatttattCTTCTTACAGTCAGTCTTTGTATTACATCtttatatacttttttgttttgataacTCTTAGTTAATTAGCTTCCTTGTAAACACATACTTTGTATGCGTTAATGgcattatttaatatttttcattattgaCTAATTTTTTATTACTATTTGTACAATTTGTTGACGTCTTTTAAAACTTTACTGCGTCATTGCATTGATACATTTTTCCCCAGtttaaataatgattattAGAATAAAAGCCCTTCTACTTGTCAAACAAAACTggatcttaaaaaaaaaaaactatcatCACTtgcacatttttgttttttaaattgtgaCCTCATCACATCACAAGTTATGACAAATATTATGTTTATTGactttaattttgatttgcatttattaaaataaactttgttTTCCTAAGAAATATGCGGGAATCACTTTAAGTGTTTTAAATATAGACAATGATCAAATCTTCTAAGCAtataactttatttaaattttgttttacttgtATTAAGACAGATCGATTTAAATGCATATTAATTTTGGATCTATAAATAACTCAGTTAAATTATTAGAGAATCCTAAATCAAACGTCTGTGTTGAATTCATCCAGATCTTTATATATAACATTAAGGAATCAGAAATATATAGGAAGCTGGCCCTCAATGGGGTTTAAGATGTCCCATAGTAGAAAGgaaatttgtttcatttattGCCATTTGGCAAGAAGTCTTAAGAAACTGTTTAAGTTTTcaagttaaaaatttataaagttatctaaacattacatatataattgaAAGCTTAGCAATAAATAATCTGAAATGGACCATGGAACTTGGGAGAATTTATAAAATTGGAAAGTTTCAGccatttaaattaataaaagaaacattttattttatatgatGAATTTATAATGAAAATGGATTTCAGTTCCGCCCattgcaattaaaaaatatgtCATTTAATGAATTCACTggatatgtatgtgtgtgtttttcccTCGTCAGTCAGCATTTTGCACTAATTACAGTTGGGAACCAGGGGGAAATTGCATTAAATTTGCAAGTAATTAAAAATTCGCTTGTTTAATTCATATGGATATGAATGCATTCCAAATTCAATGTGTCGCGTGTCAAAAGTAAATTCCATATTATTTCCCATTGATAAATAATGTTTGTTTATAaacattatatttaatatgtacTAATTTTCTATTCGCGTTTCCTTTTTCAGGTAAGTTTTTGCCAGTCACAGACTGTCTcaataaaaagtgaaatttattGGCTAAGTATtatgaatataaataatatgGGATAATGAGTGAGTAATTCTAGAATAAACAAGAGAATTAAGTAAATGCTTAATCAATATGAAGTGAATATTCTCTAGTTTTAGTTAAAGCAACTAGACGTGAAGATACCCTGTTGAGAAATCcgatttacatacatatgaagtTGCTATGATTAGCAGCCAAAGTCATTTTGGTTTACCAGATATTCAAGATCTATTATCtatctaaaaaatatttcatactAAATTTATAAAGTATGTTATTCAAGATCTAGATCTGTATACCTATTTTCAAAGTGAAATGTTGGAAAATTTCGAATTCAAGTCAAAGTAATCTATGTTGATTGCTGATGataaaacattaaatttttatttcattagccttaacttaaataaaattagaatGAAGTCATGAggacctttttttttactatcaAAATTCATTGAAAAGGTTTTCCGTATCATTTATTATGTTGACCATAAGTGCAAAAGAGTCTCTTAAGTCTCTTAAATATCCCAATTTTTGTTAGATTTTAAATGCAGGGTAtcaaaaaactgaaactggTTTTAagttgtttgtattttttaaatgtttctaattaaatatttaaaaataaatgcacATAGACAGGGCGGTCGAATGACGGATATTTGGGAGACAACCAAATATGGCCAAGAGAAGACAATTATATAGAGAAAGTGGcagtgcacacacacacaacacacacaccacagACACATGattttacatacatatctgTGAATTTTCCATTACTGCATTTTTGTCGTGAccagcaaaaagaaaaactactCCAATTAATATGCAAAAGTTGGAATACCAATCAATAATTGAAAAAGCTAAGCCTAAAGCCAAGCGCCTTATGGATTTAACTAGAAATATTTGTTCAATAGGCTTTAAACAAATTGGCCTCCACGAAAACTTGTTCCCAGAAACTTATATAACAAATTAACAATTACTTAATGAGATATGCGATAAGatgagacagagaaagagacagagggCGATGGAGGGAGGAAGAAGAAGATTAGCaattgatgatgaagatgataaAGTCTGGCTGGCCGGTTTATCTGTATTTTGTATGAATCATGCCCATGACGTTTATTAGTTGAGAGGggttgaaaatgaaaaaccagTTTGGTTCCGTTTCATTTTGAAGATATTTGCTAATTAAATGCACAAAcaatgcagcagcagcaacagcatcagcagcatcatcatcattatgatcATTGTCATTGTCGACATCTTGACCTGCTTCAATAAATTCAATAATGTTCAGACTTTGGAGACCCGGCAACTTGGACTTTTGTCCCATTTCTTTTCAGAATTAAAACAATTGGCCAGCACAGAATAGGAAAAGGCGAGCCATGAACCGTTGTGTGAAATAGTTTTCTTTTACTGTCAAAGTTGGCACAAaatgtgtgtgagtttgtatgtgtgtgtgtaagtagTTGGGAATCGGGCACGGTGAAAACTAGGCCTAAActaggcaggcaggcaggtaAAACGAATGTCAATCACACGGGGGCACGTCAAGTTTACAAATTGGAACAGGCACTAGGCTAGAATTTGGTTAGGTATCGATCGTTCGATCGATCAATCGAACTCACTTAATCTAATTTTAACTTTAAAGTGCATGTCCATGgtccacacacatacacacacacactgataGGCTCTTCTCTAGTTGCCTTTTGCAATTAAGTTAACTGAGCCAAAAACAAGCTTAACATGTTAGTCCAAAGATTGTAAAGTTGTTGTAGTTCCACTAACCATGGCCAAAAACAGGCAGACACACCATGCACCACACCATGCAACATGTAGCAGAAAAGTTGTagacgtcgacgacgacgacgatcttgtgttgctgttgccgttgccgttgttATGTGTATATTTTTAGACAAAATCGCATTACATTGCTTAAAGCGACTGTTTAAAAATAGTTAAAGTTAAAGTTGCCTGCAAGACGATGGCCCGAAATGGCCATTTGAACAACGCCCgaggcagcagcaacaaaaaaaaaaaaaaaatgcaagacAGAAAGAGTCGGACTTCACTTGACCAGGCatttgattttggctttgggGTTTTTGGTTTCGGTTATGGCTTGGAGACGagcttctctctctccctctctctatctatctcactttttttttaaaagtatttgttGGCCTGTTGGCCGGCCGCCTGTCTATATCTATAAATAAACATGTCGAGTTTTTCTAGACCAatttttcttgtgtttttgtaACCTGCAATCATGAAAAAAATGAATGGATATGCCATGGCAAACATACTTAGATATAGATGTTTCTCTACACTGAAAAAAATTAGACAAAATCagaaaaaagtgtttaatataAACTTCATTTTCCATAGATGGTAATTAAAGATTGTTAAGTATTATCAGTTTATTTTCTAACATTATTTTTACCTATTTATATGGGTACtataaaaactcaaaatgtcctcactttttgtattttttatacaatttgtAACGATATTTAGTTGTGTTTAAAAACCTTTGTCTTATGTCATCTGAAAACCTTTTAATTTTAACACCCTGACTTTGTTTGTAACATTTTTCTTGGAAAATAATCCAAACAATATAATAGCGTACAAATCACGTTTGGTTTTGCATTCTTTTCTATATAAGCTATAACTTTGTAGTGTTTATagattgtttttgttttcaaaccCAGTCTAGTTTGGTTCTAGTCTACACATATGAAGGAATAAAAGACTCAATGCCAACTACGAATTGGCGATATCATATAAGATATATAAAACATGTTTCCAAAATGATTGAAAGGctttcaaatatatttctaaACTATGCATCGACTTTCGAAactttctattattttattttctgaaCTTGGAACAATATTGCTCCTACAAGATAGATAACTATTTTCCACATAATTCTCATTATTAACTAGTACTGTAGAATTCCAAATTATTCTATTTATTATGACTTGTAGAGTCTTTAGAAGGACATTAAAATATGTCTTTAATTTTGTAAAGTAGTCAGAGTCGTTCAATAAGTAATCGAATTTGCAAAGATGAGTTTAAAAGCATTGAGCCTAGAAAATTCTATAGttgaattatatttaaaagtttCTTAAAAATCTAGAATTATCTTAGTACCAATTTGAAACGATAAATGTTCATTAAACTCTCTTAAGACTTACTTGCATTTTTGGGACTACGATCTTTCTGAAGTTCAAGTCACTTTTTAGAAGCTTCAaaatatctatatctatagATGTTCTTACcaaaattgaaatcgaaaaatAGGAAaagtatttgtatatatattgaaaatgcaaactaaaaagtttgaaaataattaactttttattaaatatgaaTTAAATTAAGAACTTCTACCTATTTTGATCCTTGGGCTTGTGTGTGATAATTTCCGATTTCTTTGGCTCTATTAAAAGCGGCGTTAAGGTTTATTTTGGTCTTCccctttttgtgttttttttttttttttttttttactgctgACCAGATTGGTTAGCCATTAGGCTTACAATTTGCACAGGATGTCCATGCTTGTCTGGAGTAATTAAAGCCAGCCTAATGCATATTTATAAAAGTCATGCATGACTGAACGATCCATCGATCTAAAAATAGACTAAAATAGGAGGCAACCTCCTCTATAaatctgtgtgtgtctgtgtgtgtgtggctgaGTGTGTATTTTGTTTGAAAGCAGATTTAATGGCGTCTAATAAACGTTTATTGGCGTAATAGACACGTGCTGGCCGTCTACAGCAGCTTCAGGTCGCGCCAATCAATCAAATTGTACCAAGCTAACCTGACTCTCCTTCATTCATGAGAGCCAAATGGTAGGCCTAGACAGACACACATATAACTAGGAGGAGGTAGAAGGAGGAGGCTAGCAGCTGGCATCCTGTTGACTGGCAAATTGCTGGATAACTTCAACTTTGTTGCaagagctgctgctgctgcggctgctgatgatgatgatgatggctaTGGCTATGGTAGACAACCGTTGTTGATGACAACGACAACGTCTCAACATGTGCAAATGTGCAACCAAAAGCCAAATAGCTACTCGCTCCTTTGTCCGTTGCTAGCAAACAGACAGCCAATTAAATGCAGTCAAGAgtccaacacacacacacaagagtTCTTTTAATAATACCTTTAAATGGCTTTTGCACAATCAGATTACTTTGCAGCTTTTTTTTCCCATTTCCATTTGGCCATTGACCATTGCATTCCTGCTAAAATGTTAGCCCAAAggagcaaagaaaaaaaaaactcataaaaaaagaaaaaccagagAGATCCAAAGTGAAATTCAATAGAACTGaatgctgctgttgttgccccTCCCCACTACCAAGACCAAAGACCAGCAAAGTCGAGCCATAGTTGTTATGGTCACCCAAGATAGCAGGCGGCTGTCTGACCAGGCCAGGTTTATGATACCAAGAAAGAAGGCAACTAACCAACCACTTATCTTGAATGTGTGTGTTGGCCGGGATGAAGATTTGTTTTCtttagtgtttttttctttttcgttgtTTCTATTCAATTTATGGACATATATGCTAGAGATGCTTTTGGAATTGTTCCATAAAAGTGGTTTTCACTTTTCCTAAAACGGCAAAGAATACTTTTGCCCTTCAATACGGACTTGACTTTGGTCTGAAACTAGTTGAATCTGTCTCTCTCCATGAAATGAAAAGTTTCCTGTAAAAACTGTCCAAAATGacagaagaaaaagaagaagttcCAACATCATTCACATCCGTTAACGCTTTGTAAACTgttatataacaaaaaaaaaaagtaaaaaaatagaGGGGGAAAATGATGGACAAAGCAAACACTAAAAGACAGtagtaaaagaaaagaaagaaaacatttaaacaatttcatcAGTTATCTATTATTAAGGTCAATGTTAATGCCGCAACAAATTGGATTGAAATGTTATTGTCAAAACGATTgattcatcatcatcatcatcatcatcaaactGATGTGAGTTgccaaacaaaacacaaaaaccttTCCATCTTTCTAAATTTTCATCCATCCGCGTTTCCAATTGTTGCGAAATACAACAACTTCAGTTGATAAATAATTGTAGAACATTTCAACCAATATTATTTTCAACTACTTTTCatttacaaaataataatttaaatatataattgcaataatatttcaatttcacacccaaaatatgaacttaaattgttattcaactaaaaaacaaacgacaaaaaaaaaagccccTAAAGATGAGTAatacaaatgaaatttaatgaGATAAATGTACATTGTACAACTTAATATCGACTTTCAATGAAATTCATTAGTTAGTAATTTATTGGATGTTGACTTTTAACtagaatatttcaaaaaacaaacaagtaaCTTGTGTACTTAATTGTCACTTAGTCAAATGTCTGTAACTAAATGAAATAATATCAATAATATAGCAAATTATTAAGAATTTGTTAAAGAAAATTAGGTTTTTTTCTGGTAATTTTTAAAGTATAAAGTTTgaaaaatacaagaaaagtaatgaaattgttttcttAAAAGTAAAGCAATTGTTTTCACTTTAAACTTTGGTTTATTATGGtataataaacttaaaaagATATTTCCAATTCAATCTAGGCTACACTAGCTTTGGATAAGCCAAAAATTTACTATTTTATACCATTAAAAACTGTTTACCCTGTTTAGTTAGATGATCACTCACTAAGATTGGGTTAATTTAGATTAATCTATAACACAAAACGACTAAAATGAGCCGAGTGGCAGACCTAGAAACCAGAGAATACTTTTCTTATACTTTATGGAGCTCTGACTCCGAGTCCGAGTTGGCCAAAAGAGGACAAAACTGTTACGATATCTCCTGGACTCGAGAAAATTTGAACAACGGATTCGGAATCATCCCACTAAAATCTATTAGAAAAGTGTACTCTGGTCTCCGGTCAGGGTTTTAGGGATTTAGATCATGATACTTACAGTAAGTTCTAG
Coding sequences:
- the LOC6640625 gene encoding uncharacterized protein LOC6640625 isoform X1; amino-acid sequence: MTAIPVVWCTDPNSVNNKPTAFALHGIQLQGNVTKKQVHALREFVNAAAEGRLILPSDGTFMLLDSGVSIESSIMAKKEQPQTPVNKNTYILMPVKGSSSSSATATMPSSTIATPSAAAVAAAAAQLEFLLEPKYSSPPPSMVDTHLIKVGDDDDEEEEGGNRRRAGEGDADDDILYEFLCCAKCMNEQHGGQQHNGNSCAGRRLKRYLRHSSKCNSDYDLVVNDLPIIMDDPVCSIATKYNRRQQRYKQSGTISMGIARNRPSSSSSSNNRHHKLPMHSVKIFHNRSASSSSSGNIARAATSGGGGVGGGGAGGGVGGVIVSESSLTRANSNSNGAFSLIPTAALSTSEPPLYAVVSKREKQQREIQTKTELVDSGKQQQLEQQQQLVVDEMPAVTMLAAVPEEPRDLISFDEDDNHPQSIEGNFQQDDECDANIHQHQQQPQQNVDLLCLPNQDDEELLVLAQLVTPPPTPPKPPNSPGSQNSSRKTSFDSTCTLSSMDSGFMEMQNKLDALAAAAAAAAATTTAPTAAGATTTTNIGEKIARLNYKECLTQSRNRRKSYEEFKAMFNATEAMAKVEDDATTNSNTVIPTTTTSSSASSSATATALATSAAATLGLASISEQETTSDEGGKSLERVKPDCANKFKSDEMDTGDADNTVVVVGVAAVDGDLTLTTAATQQQQQQPPPPTPPATTTTTTTSNTTEVMRKNSDFLSQILDQQFAGKEQRAKAHKRRTSYEEFKRLVKEIQPSEMAMDSPTALKRQNSRQRKSFASYFLPRRNSSTKERKTEQKQKHDQDKEPKKDEKEMEKMDKEMDLEQEKENVVVCEQEKQLQAYVKGLAAHKSTNSQQYRKNFKIYDKLVYGTIYDIIQRKNDIYQLTYQKYDKYMTYGTIYEILYRKTNTTTSSSSTSNASTTSLSSSSTNSATWQRKSLSSILEREHGKSNDVIYDIVKKKQQQQQKQQQLQRQQSAVTIISDAENSKASSANLGLIYDILQGEKLDTIGDLSKQKEEEENEEQKVKPVAKTTRFVVSQVDELPSAMAITAEAEANNSSVAPSKQTPTQTKPHKMRRLSNILSYSKSTQQPDDANTTDVAQDQVDSTKKKRSQAKRRIGVTNLLLPLDSEELYTRIIAQQRQANDNNSDPECHQHHSHPHHHSLMKSNSLDAISMSVVISPPVTPSPPRPRRSLKQHRCLQQQQHLQLQNATRQQQQAALVQKKKHSLDTCLMTVSVEAKPRQPLRRWSNQTPLKCNCPEMLSHHQQQLQLQQQQQDEKDCTCLPTHALTCVIEKSRSLPAAANSSSAISSLHKCNHLSCHPTTTKSNGSSSSKPTKKGKSRRLSEFTRGEFLNEKSWYFRKIKRIEAEKKLLLPENEHGAFLIRDSESRHNDYSLSVRDGDTVKHYRIRQLDEGGFFIARRTTFRTLQELVEHYSKDSDGLCVNLCKPCVQIEKPVTEGLSHRTRDQWEIDRTSLKFVRKLGSGQFGDVWEGLWNNTTPVAIKTLKSGTMDPKDFLAEAQIMKKLRHTKLIQLYAVCTVEEPIYIITELMKHGSLLEYLQAIAGKGRSLKMQTLIDMAAQIAAGMAYLESQNYIHRDLAARNVLVGDGNIVKIADFGLARLIKEDEYEARVGARFPIKWTAPEAANYSKFSIKSDVWSFGILLTELVTYGRIPYPGMTNAEVLTQVEHGYRMPMPPNCEQRLYEIMLECWHKDPMRRPTFETLQWKLEDFYTSDQSDYKEAQAY